One Spiroplasma sp. NBRC 100390 DNA window includes the following coding sequences:
- a CDS encoding HPr family phosphocarrier protein, which yields MASFKAVIADPVGMHARPAALIVGEAGKYQSDITIFSGGKTGNLKSIMTIIALGIHQGAEVEIVASGADEEAAIAGIEKVMKDNKVI from the coding sequence ATGGCATCATTTAAAGCTGTTATAGCTGATCCTGTTGGGATGCATGCACGCCCAGCTGCATTAATTGTAGGAGAAGCTGGAAAGTACCAGTCAGATATTACTATTTTCTCAGGCGGAAAAACTGGTAATCTGAAATCAATTATGACTATTATTGCGTTAGGAATTCATCAAGGTGCAGAAGTGGAAATTGTTGCATCAGGTGCTGACGAAGAAGCTGCAATTGCAGGCATTGAAAAAGTAATGAAAGACAACAAGGTTATTTAG